From the Pirellulales bacterium genome, one window contains:
- a CDS encoding fumarylacetoacetate hydrolase family protein, producing MRLCRYQDQAGPRVGFYSEEIIVPVASAAKAYADATHETVSLPGGDDLLAFLPPSGEANPAAKKIASWLERAGAALPETAKLPTAKTQLLVPIPRPNKLFLLAGNYAEHIREGGGVAAERAETFPYVFMKPPSTTLTNPGQPVVIPAISPGAIDWELELAVVIGRKTKGVKEADALASVAGYTVINDISNRKFRPNPGRKKREKDVFFDWLHGKWHDSFCPCGPCITSADAIPDPQGLAMNLKLNADIKQNASTGLMVFPVAAVIEFISSFVTLEPGDIISTGTPSGVGNATGTYVKAGDTLSASIAGIGTLVSPIVAQ from the coding sequence ATGCGTTTGTGCCGCTATCAGGATCAGGCCGGACCGCGAGTCGGCTTCTACAGCGAAGAGATCATCGTACCGGTTGCGTCCGCCGCAAAGGCGTACGCCGACGCGACACATGAAACGGTGTCGCTGCCTGGCGGTGACGACTTACTCGCATTTTTGCCGCCGTCTGGCGAAGCAAATCCCGCGGCGAAAAAGATTGCGTCGTGGCTTGAACGCGCAGGCGCGGCGCTGCCTGAGACTGCAAAACTGCCGACTGCCAAGACGCAACTGCTCGTACCGATCCCTCGTCCGAATAAACTCTTTCTGTTGGCGGGCAACTACGCCGAACATATTCGCGAAGGTGGTGGCGTCGCGGCCGAACGGGCCGAGACGTTCCCCTATGTGTTCATGAAGCCCCCGAGCACAACGCTGACCAACCCGGGACAGCCGGTCGTGATTCCGGCAATCTCGCCCGGCGCGATCGACTGGGAATTGGAACTGGCGGTGGTGATCGGTCGCAAGACGAAGGGTGTCAAGGAAGCGGACGCGCTTGCGTCGGTGGCGGGCTATACGGTGATCAACGACATCTCGAATCGCAAGTTTCGTCCGAACCCGGGCCGGAAGAAGCGCGAGAAAGACGTCTTCTTCGATTGGTTGCATGGCAAATGGCACGACAGCTTTTGCCCATGCGGCCCCTGCATCACGAGTGCCGATGCGATACCCGACCCGCAAGGGCTCGCTATGAATCTCAAGCTCAACGCCGACATCAAGCAAAATGCCTCGACCGGGCTGATGGTATTTCCCGTGGCGGCCGTGATCGAGTTTATTTCCAGCTTTGTCACGCTCGAACCGGGGGACATTATTTCGACCGGCACTCCTTCGGGCGTCGGTAACGCCACTGGCACCTATGTAAAGGCTGGAGACACGTTGTCGGCCAGTATCGCCGGGATTGGTACGCTGGTATCGCCGATCGTGGCTCAGTAG